TTGGAATGGCAGGCGCTATCGATTATTGCGAACCAGCTTTAAAAACGGCAATCTATTTGCTCCTTGCAAGAACTGTTACCAAAGATTAAAAGATTATACCTCAGATATCAGCGGTATCTATTTCCCGCCGCCTATTGCATGAAAATGTCAGAACAAATCCACAAAGAACAAGTCGCTAAAGACCTCCTTTATGAATCTATAAAAGATGGCAGGAAGCGATCTCTAAAGGTAATAGGTAGTTGTATGCATCCAGTGATACAGCCAGGGGATGAAGTATTTTTTGGAAAAAGAGAGAAGTTTAGATTCGGTGATTTAGTGGTTTACAGGCAAAGTCAGGGCTTTATTGTCCATAGGTTTATTAGAAAGGCAAAGGTTAATAACAAACTAGTTTTTATATTAAAGGCAGATAATCCCTCTGAACTTGAGGAATTCATCGGGCAGGATGAGATTATCGGCGTAGTTACTAAACTGAGACGTAACGGCAGGATTTTAATTATTGATACATTTGCAGGCAGACTTACGAGTTTATTTTATTTCTGTCTGGCTAATTTAAATCTTGCTCAAAGTAGGCTAAAACAAAGGCATGAGCTCTTAGCTATTAAGGCACTGCCTGCTAGATTAAAGAGTATAATTTCTACTAAAGTCTTCAACCTAAAAGACGTTTTTGCCTTTGGGATAGTAGAGACTGAGCAAGATTCATTTTTGAAAGAAAGGAAGACATTAAAACTAGTCGCTAAAGATTCGCTTTGTAAGGATGAGGAAACGCAATTAATAGATTTATTGAAAAATGGCCTTGATTGGCAATACGTCCTAGAGAGAATTAAATGGAATTTTATCATACCTTTTTATATTCAAAAGCTAAAGAGTTTCGGCTGGGAGGAAGATTTATATAGAAGGAATCACTGTTTAGATTTAGAGAATATCCATAGACTTCAGCTTATACAGGATACAAAAACTAGGCTTATTCTAGACGGGGTATTAGGGGAATTTAATAAACATGGTATTAAGGTGCTCGTACTTAAAGGAGCTCATTTAGGAATAGAGGTTTATGAGGACAGTTCCCAGCGCTGGATGGGAGATATTGATTTAATCTTGAGAATAGAAGATTGGTCTAAGGCATGCAAGATCTTAAATGATTTGGGTTTTGTGCTTGATTGGTTTTGTAAAGACTATAATATTTGGAGCATAAGATATCTAGATAATCATATTGACTTTCGCAAGCAAGGTATAAAATTAGAATTAAAAACAGGCATTTGGGCCATAGATTTTCCTTATTTCAATTATAGTCTTTGGCAAGATGCCAGATTAAAGAGGATAGGAAAAGCAGATATATATTTTCCTTCCTATGAGGATACTCTTCTGATAGCCTGCGTTAATCTCGTTCGCCATAATTTCTCAGGATTAATCTGGTTCCTGGACACAAAAAAGATCGTTGATAAATTTAAAGACTCATTAGATTGGGATGTATTTTTAGATAAAGTCTCTAGATACGATTTAGGAACCGCAGTTTATTACGGACTTTATTTAACTGATAAGTTATTTTCTTTAACATTACCCCCTGATTTGTTAGCTAAATTTAAGCCGCCTAGATTGGTGGATAAATTATTCAATTTCTTCTGGGATAGGAAAGCGATATTACTTGAAAAGGAAGGCCTTGTATTTAAGAACAAGGTGCCTTTTGAGTGCGCTTTTGTTTTATTCTGCGGCAAGTTTAGTTTTAGGCCTGAAAAATTTGTAAGATATGTAGTATATTTATTAAAGCTGATTTTTCCTCCCCAAGACTTTATCAGAGATAAATACAAGATTAAAGTCAATCTAGTTAGCCTATCAAGATGTTATTTAGTTAGATTGTTTAGTTTTTTATCTACGTTGTTTAGTTTGCTCTTTGACTTATTTGCGGATAAAGACAGGCGAGCCTAATTTATAGCAATTTGCCTAGAAGCCTGGGGATTTCTCTAATCTGATCTAGGCTATAAGAAAGGGCATAGGATCTTGCCTGGTAGGCGAGTCGACAGAGATTCTGTATTTGGTGTTGGCGGATAATTATGTTTTTTTCCTCAGGAAGACTATTTACCTTATCATAGGCTAAAATAGTAAAACTTTCTTTTGTCTTCAACTTTTTTAATTCAGGCGGCCGCAGGGGATTGTCAGATTGACAAATGAATAGTATTACGCCTAAGCATGCGCGTTCAGCCGGCTTAGCCGGGAAATACTCTTGTGCATAAAAAGAGGTAGCAATTTTTCTTCCTTCATTTAATGTAAGGAATTTTAGAGATTGTTTATCTAATTTCATTTTAAGAGGAAAGGAGAGTATTCTATCTTCGTGCAGGATAGCAAATTCATCTGAAAGAAAATTATAACCTTTATCTATAAGGGCTGCGGCTAAGGTGCTTTTGCCCATACCGGGACCGCCACAGATAAGCAGGGCCTTATTCTTTTTAGATACTACTGCCGAATGTATTAAGGATATATTGTGATATGCCAATATTCGCCGTAAGGGCGAGATTATTGTTAAGTGCAGCAGGTTTTCTATTGTTAAACTGGAGGGGTAGAGCAGCTTGGCGTTGATTTTATTCTCTTTGGGATTGGCCTCAAGCGATATATTTTTTATCCAACAATCAAGAGAAAAGTTCTCATCTTTTAGGCCAGCAACGTCAGAACGCCCATTTTTAAACGCCTTATTTTTAACAGAGAGATTTAGATCAATTTCTATATATTTGTTATAACTGCGGAATTTTGGAAATTTCAGTTCTTCGCAAAAGGCGTTAAACAGAGATTGGCAGTCAGACTTAAAATTTAATTTGATGTTATGTAGATATATATTTTTTGAATAGGTTTGCATAGCTTAAATTGGTAATTAATTTTAACTTTTTTAATTGCCGCAAGAGTGTTAAGTAATCAGCCCCTGCCTTTTTGTAGCTTGTTTTGTGTTTTTTCATTAGGCATTTTATAATTTTTTCCGGAGATTTTTTTAATAGAAGGCCTTCTAGTATATCAAGGGAGGATTTTGTAGTAAAATTAAGTGATTTTAGGATGTCGGCGAAAGAATATTTGCTTTCATCTATGACTACAAAGACAAATTCATTGCATAGTTTTGCCCAGACAATTTTTTCATGTTTTAGCTCGTATCTCTTTTTTAGCTCGTCCATTTTTACACCCCTGTTGATAGCTAAATATTAACACAGTCAAAACCATAGGTCAATTGTTTAAGAAATTTAGCAAAAGATTATGTTTGATTCAGGCATAAACCAAGACAGGCTTAAATTAAAAGATGTAAAAGAAGGATTTAGGTTTTTTCTTCGTTTCAATAAATATATATTACGTTACTGGAAGATACAGCTGCCCATTCTGATTATAGGAAATGCAACAATGATGCTGGGTCTTGTTAATCCTTATATCGGGAAATTGATATTGGATAAGGGCATCCTCGCCAGAAATTTTAATGTATTTATTCTCTTTACCATTATCTCTGTAACGATCTTTTTCATTTCTATTCTTTCAAACATTGCCTATGATTATTTGAAAAATTATGCACTGGTTAATATTTCTATTGATCTTAATCGGGATGTATTTAGGAGGCTAAAAAAATATTCCTTGAGCCAATTGCAGATGAGCTCAACCGGTGTGCGTATCTTTCGTATAGTCAATGATATCGGCAATGCCTCCGAGGTTATCAATGTTACACTTGTACACATTATAAATTCAATTATTAAGATGATTTTTATAACCGCTATCATAATATTTATTAACCCTCTTTTTTTGTTGATTATTATTGTTTATCAGTTTTTGGTTATTATCAGGATGAGATTTTTTGTTAAGTCTTTTGAGGAATTGAAAAAGATGAAGTTAAAAGCCGTTGAGAGGCTTTTTCATAGTCTTAATAATTTCTTCTCACATCTTTATCTTAGTAAGACCTTCGGCACCATGGGTAGGGAGATAGGAAGGTATATGCATAGCTTCTTTGAGCATATAAGGTTGCACATGAGAGGCGTACGTTTGGGGGCGATTGCTGGATTTATATCCAGCATTTCTGATAAAT
This window of the Candidatus Omnitrophota bacterium genome carries:
- a CDS encoding nucleotidyltransferase family protein; translation: MKMSEQIHKEQVAKDLLYESIKDGRKRSLKVIGSCMHPVIQPGDEVFFGKREKFRFGDLVVYRQSQGFIVHRFIRKAKVNNKLVFILKADNPSELEEFIGQDEIIGVVTKLRRNGRILIIDTFAGRLTSLFYFCLANLNLAQSRLKQRHELLAIKALPARLKSIISTKVFNLKDVFAFGIVETEQDSFLKERKTLKLVAKDSLCKDEETQLIDLLKNGLDWQYVLERIKWNFIIPFYIQKLKSFGWEEDLYRRNHCLDLENIHRLQLIQDTKTRLILDGVLGEFNKHGIKVLVLKGAHLGIEVYEDSSQRWMGDIDLILRIEDWSKACKILNDLGFVLDWFCKDYNIWSIRYLDNHIDFRKQGIKLELKTGIWAIDFPYFNYSLWQDARLKRIGKADIYFPSYEDTLLIACVNLVRHNFSGLIWFLDTKKIVDKFKDSLDWDVFLDKVSRYDLGTAVYYGLYLTDKLFSLTLPPDLLAKFKPPRLVDKLFNFFWDRKAILLEKEGLVFKNKVPFECAFVLFCGKFSFRPEKFVRYVVYLLKLIFPPQDFIRDKYKIKVNLVSLSRCYLVRLFSFLSTLFSLLFDLFADKDRRA